The DNA window AAggattagaagggagtgttggaATGTAATCCTGCAGCTGCTTTCCTTGAAGCTGAAGTCACCAAGTTCTATTACTatcatttatgtttatttcatttttgagATGTAATTAGAaccattggatcatagtcaTAGGGTGACAGCTGCAATTCTGTTAGAGAAGAATCTCTTCTCTCTACTCACTACCGAGTGCACTATGTAAGCAAATAGAGTGTGACAGAATACAagcattcattcattcttctcatctttctcttccttctctgaACATTGCTCATCTTTTCTCtaaaaatatacaaacaaaCCATAGAATTCTAACAAGGTCTGCTTGCCAACTATCTGAATAACAACTGTGTTTTAGGACCAAAATaagagccaaaaaaaaaagaaaaaaaaaaagaaacaccaGCAGCTAAACCCAAGTGGGAAAACAGAGAGCAAGACCAGTTTCAAACCAGCTAGAAGGTGAAAAatgaaacagaagaaaaagtcATGCACTCAAATTTCGAGGGTGCATGTGGAAATGGCAGAAGCAATTGGTGGAAGGACTgtaaaattttatattgagGCAAATTGTCACCATCAATGTTAATAGGAGAATGAGTTTCATAATTCATTCTCTTTGGCAGAATGAATCCATTCCATATATAGCATAAGCATTGAACATTTCCATTGGTTAAATACCTTCTAGTTAATATAATTTGAAGTAACTTGAAGTAAAAGATTCAAACCCTAAACTATATGGATctggaaggaagaaaattaatataaaattttggtcAATATATACCTTCTAGTCTTGACTTGGTTCTAAATactaagtatatatatatatattcaaatctTTACCTGCTTCGACAAGGAAAATCATATCCAAGAGTACAAGACCAGTTCATTCTCTCCAGTCTATAAATAGGCTTCTAACCCATTAAGGATTTTCATCCCACACCCTCAAACCAAAACTCTCTACACACGAAGAAAAAACAGTAAAATAAAGTTCTGAGGCAACCTAGCTCTAATTAAGCCAACTGCAATGAAAGGTGTTCATTTCCTCATAAGCACTCTTGCCATATTGGCATCTGCAACCTTCCTTGTCTCTGCCTCTGACCCCAGTCCTCTTCAGGACCTCTGTGTAGCACTTAATGACAACAAATCTGCTGGTATGCTTTAATTATATTCATTATATTCTGGCATGCAATTATTTCCACATGAATAATTTTCTTCCTAAGGCATTAGGAATATTAGGAATATTGTTTTTCTGTTAACTATTTGCATTTGCATGGCTTCTCATGCATGAACAATCTATTagtacataattatatatatttatatttatatatattgtccCTTACATATGTATGTGATATTTGTACTATATTTACCGACCATCTTACTAATCACCTCTCTAACATATCATGTGGGTTCCGTTTCGCTTAGGTAGATATTTCGGTGCAAACGCAGTGTTTGTGAATGAGAAATTCTGCAAGGACCCAAAGCTTGTCAATGCAaatgatttcttcttttctggcCTCCAAAACCCAAGAAACACACAAAATCCGCTTGGTTCAAATGTGACAACTGTGAATGTGGACCAAATAGCGGGGTTGAACACTCTCTGTTAGAGTTCATTGTATTTTGCAGTTTTGTAAGGTGATTTTGGGAAGAAGAGAGTAAACACAGAGAAAATGTGAGAGAGAACGTTGCTGCTCTTGTAActtcttgattgatttttaaTTGTATTACACTCTACATGTATGtaagtgtgtgtgagagagaatcTAATTCTCTAACAGATTTACAAAGCATATTCAATCCTAGCCTTAGATTCTAGCATCCTATGAGATGAATCCATTTGTCATAATCTAATGCTTAGATCCTAGACTAGCTAAGAGAtcacttggactatgatccaaggGCTCAAATTACATTaagacagaaaagaaaaaatttagaaaaaaggaaactaaAGTTCATAGACTGTAACATAAAACGACTGAGTAGCTTCTGCACCAAGGCATTCAGCTCCAATGCATTCAGCTCAAATGCTTTCAGCTCAAAGGGTTTAGAcatcaacactcccttctaaccCTTTAGCTGATTTCACACCAAGTAAGTCTCTTAGATACACAAATCGATCCTTGGACAAAGCCTTGGTAAGAATGTCAGCAATCTGGTCTTCTGTTTTGCAGTAGATTAGTTCAATCTCCTTCGCTTGAATAGCTTCACGAATGAAGTGAAACTTTCTACTGATATGTCTGGTTTTCTGGTGGAAAACTGGATTCTTAGCCATTGCTATGGCAGAGGTGTTATCACACAAGATTGGTGTACCTTCCACTTGCTCTTCACCAAAGTCTTCAAGAACAAACCTTAGCCACTTAGCCTGTGATGTTGCTTCAGCAGCACTGACGTATTCTGCTTCTGCAGTAGACAAAGCTACTGTATTTTGCTTAATGGATGCCCATGAGAACATACCAGATCCAAGTGTAAATGCATAGCCTGA is part of the Prunus dulcis unplaced genomic scaffold, ALMONDv2, whole genome shotgun sequence genome and encodes:
- the LOC117613717 gene encoding germin-like protein subfamily 1 member 18; the protein is MKGVHFLISTLAILASATFLVSASDPSPLQDLCVALNDNKSAGRYFGANAVFVNEKFCKDPKLVNANDFFFSGLQNPRNTQNPLGSNVTTVNVDQIAGLNTLC